A genome region from Myxococcales bacterium includes the following:
- a CDS encoding cyclic nucleotide-binding domain-containing protein — protein MNRPAFGLAVLMIFAVNVAAIALRSYAEAAFLASYGAEWIPVLLVSQAVAFAIGTLAYDAITGRAPSATVDVALGVALTVAAATAPTLIAYGGAWPFVVALSTTTLASVANVALWNTVAATVAGRDARRMLPRAGAVLTAGGALAGFAAAGAAAKLGAASVPRLSAGFAVLTVIAAIGAQRALARGGAPGMAAPPGASPELSVDHRALLRWLAIAAIAESAVATALEFRFGAALKTHWHGGDLATAVGLFHGGTHTIQLVLQALVIPRLLTSQRLPVTVSIHPTLTAVGALALIGLPGFAALAVLRTGEKVLRSATSRTGQELTLSALPPRARARWKVLLRGLFTPLGAALAAAVLILFRASVLMRPLRFGAALVAVTVVLGVAMRRAARRFVAALAAPLGMRGVAIGERARERLDLDELRRLVDATGDADGALARAALVRSGGRADDVSPHLAHDEPTVRQALYEIAARRPSPAAATDLIAAVQIEDDPDARYAGLAALAAHGARDAIGELDPALVADADVARALRAARAEVNLATPAERAAAVAELIERDGAWAARIARPCPPEGYDDAALAGLAGPGRAQAMIAATAGGPRALAAMLDALIAGDPDASAAVAALEDGDALAMVARLPTIDRSGRAALARARAAAPHPGPLLDQLATDDDPDVRAAALRSLASHARAGGAPSAALAAACVERERAALAVLVAARATDHPALHAAELTRSIRRATRRLVLAVALGTAAAGRDPLPLLAAGRRMLDAPEPLRRRALDLLQEVATAPLPVLDLLEASLRPPSGAAAPADVARVDPWLAELLAGGRRDHEAGLAALRQCQFFDDLAGDHVDELAAAAPRRAVAAGAALVTAGERGDALYAVLAGELVGEGAPPPRFGPGAVLGELALIDDAPRAMTLRAVTAVEVLVIERATFARALARWPELGGALLRTLAARG, from the coding sequence GTGAACCGTCCGGCCTTCGGGCTCGCGGTGCTGATGATCTTCGCGGTCAACGTGGCGGCGATCGCGCTGCGCTCGTACGCCGAGGCCGCGTTCCTCGCCAGCTACGGCGCCGAGTGGATCCCGGTCCTGCTGGTGAGCCAGGCCGTGGCGTTCGCGATCGGCACGCTGGCCTACGACGCCATCACCGGCCGCGCGCCGTCGGCGACGGTCGACGTCGCGCTGGGCGTGGCCCTGACGGTCGCGGCGGCGACCGCCCCGACCCTGATCGCCTACGGCGGCGCGTGGCCGTTCGTGGTCGCGCTGTCGACGACGACCCTGGCGTCGGTCGCCAACGTCGCGCTGTGGAACACGGTCGCGGCCACGGTGGCCGGACGCGACGCGCGGCGCATGCTGCCCCGCGCCGGCGCGGTGCTCACCGCCGGCGGCGCGCTCGCTGGGTTCGCGGCGGCCGGCGCGGCCGCGAAGCTCGGCGCCGCCAGCGTGCCGCGGCTCTCGGCCGGGTTCGCGGTGCTCACGGTGATCGCGGCGATCGGCGCCCAGCGCGCGCTGGCCCGCGGTGGCGCGCCGGGCATGGCGGCGCCGCCGGGCGCGTCGCCCGAGCTGTCGGTCGATCACCGCGCGCTCTTGCGCTGGCTCGCGATCGCGGCGATCGCCGAGTCGGCGGTGGCGACCGCCCTCGAGTTCCGCTTCGGCGCCGCGCTCAAGACCCACTGGCACGGCGGCGACCTCGCGACCGCGGTCGGCCTGTTCCACGGCGGCACCCACACGATCCAGCTCGTGCTGCAGGCCCTGGTGATCCCGCGCCTGCTGACCAGCCAGCGGCTGCCGGTGACGGTGTCGATCCACCCGACGCTCACCGCCGTCGGCGCGCTGGCGCTGATCGGCCTGCCCGGGTTCGCGGCGCTGGCGGTGCTGCGCACCGGCGAGAAGGTGCTGCGCTCGGCGACGTCGCGCACCGGCCAGGAGCTGACCTTGTCGGCGCTGCCGCCGCGGGCGCGGGCGCGCTGGAAGGTGCTGCTGCGGGGCCTGTTCACGCCGCTGGGCGCCGCGCTCGCGGCGGCGGTGTTGATCCTGTTCCGCGCGAGCGTGCTGATGCGACCGCTGCGGTTCGGCGCCGCCCTGGTCGCGGTCACGGTGGTGCTGGGCGTCGCGATGCGGCGCGCGGCGCGCCGGTTCGTCGCGGCGCTGGCGGCGCCGCTGGGCATGCGCGGCGTGGCCATCGGCGAGCGGGCCCGCGAGCGGCTCGATCTCGACGAGCTGCGCCGCCTGGTCGACGCCACCGGCGACGCCGACGGCGCGCTGGCCCGGGCCGCGCTCGTGCGCTCCGGCGGCCGCGCCGACGACGTCAGCCCGCACCTGGCGCACGACGAGCCGACGGTCCGGCAGGCGCTGTACGAGATCGCCGCGCGGCGCCCGAGCCCGGCCGCCGCGACCGACCTGATCGCCGCGGTGCAGATCGAGGACGACCCCGACGCCCGCTACGCCGGCCTCGCCGCGCTCGCGGCCCACGGCGCGCGCGACGCGATCGGCGAGCTCGACCCGGCGCTGGTGGCCGACGCCGACGTGGCGCGCGCGCTGCGGGCGGCCCGGGCCGAGGTCAACCTCGCGACCCCAGCGGAGCGGGCCGCCGCGGTCGCGGAGTTGATCGAGCGCGACGGCGCGTGGGCCGCGCGGATCGCCCGCCCGTGCCCGCCCGAGGGCTACGACGACGCGGCGCTGGCGGGCCTGGCCGGCCCGGGCCGGGCCCAGGCGATGATCGCCGCGACCGCCGGCGGCCCGCGCGCGCTCGCCGCCATGCTCGACGCGTTGATCGCCGGCGATCCCGACGCCAGCGCCGCCGTGGCCGCGCTCGAGGACGGTGACGCCCTGGCGATGGTCGCGCGGCTCCCGACGATCGATCGCAGCGGCCGCGCGGCCCTGGCGCGCGCGCGGGCCGCGGCGCCGCACCCGGGCCCCCTGCTCGATCAGCTCGCGACCGATGACGACCCCGACGTGCGCGCGGCGGCGCTGCGCAGCCTGGCCAGCCACGCCCGGGCCGGCGGCGCGCCGAGCGCCGCGCTGGCGGCGGCGTGCGTCGAGCGCGAGCGCGCGGCGCTCGCGGTGCTGGTCGCGGCCCGCGCGACCGACCATCCGGCGCTCCACGCCGCCGAGCTGACCCGCTCGATCCGCCGCGCGACCCGGCGGCTGGTGCTCGCGGTGGCGCTCGGCACCGCCGCCGCCGGCCGCGATCCGCTGCCCTTGCTCGCCGCCGGGCGCCGCATGCTCGACGCACCCGAGCCGCTGCGGCGCCGCGCGCTCGATCTGCTCCAGGAGGTCGCGACCGCGCCGCTGCCGGTGCTCGATCTGCTCGAGGCGTCGCTGCGGCCGCCCAGCGGGGCCGCGGCGCCGGCCGACGTGGCGCGGGTCGACCCGTGGCTGGCCGAGCTCCTGGCCGGCGGCCGCCGCGACCACGAGGCCGGCCTGGCGGCGCTGCGCCAGTGCCAGTTCTTCGACGACCTCGCTGGCGACCACGTCGACGAGCTGGCCGCGGCCGCGCCGCGCCGCGCCGTGGCGGCCGGCGCCGCGCTGGTCACCGCCGGCGAGCGCGGCGACGCGCTGTACGCGGTGCTGGCGGGCGAGCTCGTCGGCGAGGGCGCGCCGCCACCCCGGTTCGGGCCCGGGGCGGTGCTCGGCGAGCTGGCGCTGATCGACGACGCGCCGCGGGCGATGACGCTGCGCGCGGTGACGGCGGTCGAGGTGCTGGTGATCGAGCGCGCCACCTTCGCGCGCGCGCTGGCCCGCTGGCCCGAGCTCGGCGGCGCGCTCTTGCGCACGCTCGCGGCCCGCGGGTGA